One genomic region from Camelus bactrianus isolate YW-2024 breed Bactrian camel chromosome 3, ASM4877302v1, whole genome shotgun sequence encodes:
- the LOC105067796 gene encoding olfactory receptor 2G2-like gives MPWTNDSTFSGFILVGFSDRPQLELVPFGVIMSLYLMTLLGNAAIILVSLLDSKLHNPMYFFLSHLSLLDLCFTSSIILQLLVNLGGPDKSITYGGCVVQLYVSLALGSTECVLLAVMSYDRYVAVCRPLHYAFVMHPRLCHILASMAWLSGLATTLIQSTLTLQLPFCGHRHVDHFFCEVPVLIKLACVDTTFNQAELFVASVLFLVVPWSLILISYGHITQAVLKIKSAIGRRKAFGTCSSHLTVVIVFYGTIIFMYLQPVKRRSKDQVPDLRFDSVGDPFQWGIHLKDGSLQQTRCQPLDKVVFLMGPAEERKLEM, from the exons ATGCCATGGACTAATGACAGCACCTTCTCTGGGTTCATTCTGGTAGGTTTTTCTGACCGACCTCAGTTGGAGCTGGTTCCCTTTGGGGTAATCATGTCCCTTTACCTCATGACACTCCTCGGCAATGCTGCCATCATCCTAGTATCCCTCTTGGACTCTAAACTCCACAAtcccatgtactttttcctctcccatcTCTCATTACTGGACCTTTGCTTCACCAGCAGTATTATTCTTCAGCTTCTAGTCAACCTGGGGGGTCCAGATAAGTCTATCACGTATGGAGGCTGTGTGGTTCAGCTCTATGTCTCCCTTGCCCTGGGATCCACAGAGTGTGTCCTTTTGGCTGTGATGTCCTACGATCGCTATGTCGCAGTCTGTCGTCCTCTGCATTACGCCTTTGTCATGCACCCTCGGCTCTGTCACATCCTGGCATCTATGGCGTGGCTCAGTGGTCTGGCAACCACCCTCATACAGTCCACTCTCACCCTGCAGCTGCCCTTCTGTGGGCATCGCCATGTGGatcatttcttctgtgaggttcCTGTGCTCATCAAGTTGGCTTGTGTGGACACCACCTTCAACCAGGCAGAGCTCTTTGTGGCTAGCGTCTTATTCCTGGTGGTGCCCTGGTCACTCATCCTGATATCCTACGGGCACATCACCCAAGCAGTTCTAAAGATAAAGTCAGCCATTGGACGACGTAAAGCATTTGGAACCTGCTCCTCCCACCTGACGGTTGTGATCGTCTTCTATGGAACCATTATCTTCATGTATCTGCAGCCAGTCAAGAGGAGATCCAAGGACCAGG TGCCTGATTTGCGGTTTGATTCAGTGGGGGATCCATTTCAATGGGGAATCCACCTCAAAGATGGCTCTCTTCAACAGACACGTTGCCAGCCACTTGACAAG GTGGTGTTCCTGATGGGGCCAGCTGAGGAGAGGAAACTGGAGATGTGA
- the LOC105068127 gene encoding olfactory receptor 2G2, producing MARSTNEGNVTAFILLGFSDYPQLQKVLFVVILILYLLTILGNTTIILISHLEPKLHTPMYFFLTSPSWTSAFPQLLVNLWDPMKTITYVSCVVQLYVSLALGSTECVLLAVMSYDRYVAICRPLHYTPLMHPHLCMALTSLSWLSRVATTVVQSTLPLQLPFCGHHQVDHFICEVPVLIKLACVDTTFNEAELFVASILFLIVPVSLILVSYGYIAQAVLKIRSATGRKKVFGTCSSHVMVVIIFYGTIMFMHLQSAKSTYKDQGKFVSLFYTVVTPMLSPLIYTLWNKDIKGALRKFLWKILLVNLT from the coding sequence ATGGCGAGGAGTACCAACGAGGGCAACGTAACAGCTTTTATCCTGTTGGGGTTTTCTGATTATCCTCAGTTACAGAAGGTTCTATTTGTGGTCATCTTGATCTTGTATTTACTAACCATTTTGGGGAACACCACCATCATTCTGATATCTCATCTAGAACCCAAGCTTCATACACCAATGTATTTCTTTCTCACCTCTCCTTCCTGGACCTCTGCTTTTCCACAGCTCCTGGTAAACTTGTGGGATCCCATGAAAACCATCACCTATGTCAGCTGTGTGGTTCAGCTCTACGTTTCTCTTGCCCTTGGATCTACTGAGTGTGTCCTCCTGGCTGTGATGTCCTATGAtcgctacgtggccatctgccGCCCCCTTCACTACACTCCCTTAATGCATCCCCATCTCTGCATGGCCCTGACGTCTTTGTCATGGCTTAGCAGGGTAGCCACCACCGTGGTCCAGTCCACACTTCCCCTGCAGCTACCTTTCTGTGGGCATCACCAAGTGGATCATTTTATCTGTGAGGTTCCTGTACTTATTAAGTTGGCTTGTGTGGACACAACTTTCAATGAAGCTGAGCTCTTTGTGGCCAGTATCCTTTTCCTTATAGTGCCTGTCTCCTTGATCCTGGTCTCTTATGGCTACATTGCCCAGGCAGTTTTGAAGATCAGGTCAGCTACTGGAAGAAAGAAAGTGTTTGGAACCTGCTCCTCCCATGTGATGGTTGTCATCATTTTCTATGGAACCATAATGTTCATGCACCTTCAGTCAGCCAAGAGTACATACAAGGACCAGGGGAAGTTTGTCTCCCTCTTTTATACTGTGGTGACTCCCATGCTCAGCCCTCTTATCTATACTCTGTGGAACAAAGACATTAAGGGGGCACTAAGGAAGTTTCTATGGAAGATTCTGCTGGTAAACCTTACATGA
- the LOC105067803 gene encoding olfactory receptor 2G3 yields MEKANESSVMGFVLLGFSDHPCLEAVLFVFVLFFYLLTLVGNFTIIIISYLGPPLQTPMYFFLSNLSLLDLCFTTSLAPQTLVNLRGPEKTITYGGCVVQLCISLALGSTECILLAVTALDRYVAVCKPLHYVVIMNPRLCQQLATISWLSGLANSLIHATFTLQSPFCGNHRLDHFICEVPALLKLACVDTTTNELVLFVVSALFLLLPPASILISYGFITQAVLRIRSVEARHKAFSTCSSHLTVAIIFYGTIIYMYLQPSSSYAQDQGKFISLFYTMVTPTLNPVIYTLRNKDVKESVKKLLSGKLCSLWM; encoded by the coding sequence ATGGAAAAAGCCAATGAGAGTTCTGTGATGGGTTTTGTCCTTCTAGGCTTCTCAGACCACCCTTGCCTGGAGGCTGTGCTCTTTGTGTTTGTCCTTTTCTTCTACCTCCTGACCCTTGTGGGAAatttcaccatcatcatcatctcataCCTGGGTCCCCCTCTTCAAACCCCTATGTACTTCTTCCTCAGCAACCTCTCCCTGCTGGACCTCTGCTTCACTACTAGCCTTGCACCTCAGACCCTAGTTAACCTGCGAGGACCAGAGAAAACAATCACTTATGGTGGTTGCGTTGTACAACTCTGTATTTCCCTAGCACTGGGCTCCACCGAGTGTATCCTCCTGGCTGTGACGGCCTTGGATCGCTATGTTGCCGTCTGCAAACCCCTCCACTATGTGGTCATCATGAACCCACGGCTATGCCAGCAGCTGGCAACCATCTCCTGGCTCAGTGGCTTGGCCAATTCCCTGATCCACGCTACCTTTACCTTGCAGTCGCCTTTTTGTGGCAACCACAGGCTGGATCATTTTATTTGTGAAGTACCAGCTCTCCTCAAGTTGGCTTGTGTGGACACCACCACCAATGAGTTGGTTCTTTTTGTTGTTAGTGCCCTGTTTCTCTTACTTCCCCCCGCATCCATCCTTATCTCCTATGGCTTCATAACTCAAGCAGTGCTGAGGATCAGGTCAGTGGAGGCAAGACACAAAGCCTTCAgcacctgctcctcccaccttACGGTGGCGATCATTTTTTATGGCACCATAATTTACATGTACCTGCAACCGAGTAGCAGTTATGCCCAGGACCAAGGCAAGTTCATCTCCCTTTTCTACACCATGGTGACCCCCACCTTAAATCCTGTTATCTACACTTTAAGGAACAAGGATGTGAAAGAATCTGTGAAGAAACTTCTCTCAGGAAAACTGTGCTCCCTATGGATGTGA